In Sardina pilchardus chromosome 8, fSarPil1.1, whole genome shotgun sequence, the genomic window AGGAGGCCAGGCCCAGCCCCGGGGCCAGCAGCGCCAGCCGGCTCCTCTTGGAGGTGGACGGGCCCTCGTCCTCGGAGCAGGACTCCCCCGTGTCGCTGGACGACAGCAGCTTCTTCTTGGCCGGGCAGTGGGCGGGCGAGGACCCGTTGGAAGcagcagcggaggaggagggcgagggCGACCCGTTGAGGTGCGCCCGGGGGTCGACGCCGACGCCGACGGCGAGCGTCTTGTCCGAGGAGCGTGCGCCGTTGGAGGCCGCGCCGTTGGTGGCGGCGGGCGGCGGGGTGGACTCCAAGCTGGCCGCCCACTCCAGAGCCTCGGAGAGCCCCTTGGGGCTGGACGAGGGCCGCGGCGGGCTCGGGCTGGCGCTCCGTGCGGACGCCGTGCAGGAGCTTCCCTGCTCGACGATGATGGCGGTCGAGGCGGTCCCGTTGCCGGAGCCCTCGCCGTGCGGCGGGGAGCCGATGGAGTGGGCCGGGGCGTCGCCCCCCGGGGGCGGCTCGGGGCTGAGCGCCGGGGACGCGTCGCCGGAAGACCGGAAGACGTCCACCATCGGCGGCGACTTGGGCGAGAGCGGCGCCCAGGCGTCGGGCACCGGCCGGTCGTGGTTGTGCTGGGCGGGCCGGCGCGCGGGGATGGCGCTGTAGCTGGGGGACATCGGGGGCCGCGGGGGCGTCCTGGCCGTGCCGCCCTCCGGCtctctgttgttgctgttgttgttgctgttgcactCCAGCAGGGCGCACGAGTAGAACGGCTCGGCGGGCGCGGAGCCGCACAGCACCTCGGCCGGGGGCACGTCCACTTCCTCGTCGTCCTCCGCCGAAGCGGTCGCGGTCGCAGTCGCCTCGTGCAGCCGCTTGCTGGCCAGCGGGGTGACCGGCTCGTCCAGGCTCCGCTTCAGCCCCGCGCGGGACGCCCGCTGCCCTCCCTCGCCCGCCTCCGAGTAGCCCCCTCGCTGCGAGAAGATGGACAGCTGGTAGACCTTCTGGAGGCGGATCTCCTCCTCCCCGAAGGGCCTGGGGACGCCGCTGCGCGCCCCGAGGTCGGGCCCCTCGGCTGGGGTGCTGGTCGGCGGCAGGTCCCCCTCTTGTGCTGGGAGCTGGACCGCGGGCTCCTTGCGAGCCAGCTCGACGTGAATGTGACGCATGgctttggcgtgtgtgtgtgtaaccgagCCGCCGGAGCTTCGTGCAGCAGGGCCTCGAGAATGACCAAGAGTTCTTGGAAGTGCAAATGGCCGGGGGAGGACCGGGAGTAGAGCGCTACAGTGTTACGGGGGCCCTGCTTTACAGAGTAGGGTCCGCGCTACGCTCCCCTGCGGATAGCACAACAGTCTCTCTACAGTGCCTGGCCGTCTGGctcctaaacacaaacacagagatataTCAGTGTCATGTATGCTACAAACACAATGATCAATAGCTAGAAATCAACAATGAATAACTAATGTGGAGCCTATGTGGAGACACTAATGTGTCTATTTCTATGCGtttgtattttaatgtttatttatttaattgtttatttaaggGACAGTGTATATTAATGAACATCAGTACAAGTACACAATGGAAATATGCTAGAGTTAGCACCATAGCTAGGAGTTTAAAGGTAAAATGCTAAGCTAAATCCACAAAGACAACATGAAGGGCACATTACCTAGTAAACTACTGCTACAAGAAGCCTTTTGTCAAGTCTGTAGACTTTAAAAACTTGATTATACCCGAGGCAACTTTGTCGGCAGTGTTGCTGGGCAACAACCTAACTGGTTccatgtgttctgattggatgattgtGATCATCAATCTACTAATGATTAAAGTGCTCGTTAAATGCCCAATATCAAGGGCAAACGTGGCTGAACAAAGACACGCAGGAACACTGCCCAGCAACACAGCTCAAAAAAAGTGTATTATTAGCGTTAGACTTCCCAAATGCACTGACCCACCTCTCTGTTGTCGTAGTTTGCGTCTGCACTCCGGTCTGCTCCACACCCACCCCGGAGCTGTGCAGTGCCCGTGGCCCAAGCCTAACCCTGCTGCTCTTCCATCTCCAAGGCTGCCCTCCGAAGACCAACAACAGCATTCCCGGACAGACAGTCTAACGGCGGAGCACAGAGCAACCATTCAGTCAGCATGGGCTTTTATGGCTGTTTCAGGGTAAGGCAAAAAAATAGCAGAGCCTAACTTGCAATTGCAATACATTTGCATACAAAGGCAATTCACTCAACATAACTGCTTGGCTCAGACACACAGCCTAATTTAAATGAAAAGCAAAGTACAAAGTCTAAAGTCTAACTGAAGACAAAAGTCTGACTTACCGGTATTTAATCACTAAAGTTAAATCTATTTGCTAATTTATCTCATTTACCATGAGATAAAGAAACCCTATTCATAAACACTGATGGGTAATCTCAATACTCTGCCACACGGTAGCATTAGTCCATGCACAAGACACTTGTGTGACTTGGGGCACTGTTGTCCATCATTTAAATCTCCCACAGTGTTGCAAAAAGGACAAGCAGCTGACGGAGGACTGACCTCATGAgcggaggcgtgtgtgtgtgtgtgtgtgtgtgtgtggaactgaCCCGAGGGCAAAGTGTCAATGAGGAGGCAGGGCCTGCAGAGGCAGTGCTGGTGAGCGGGCGGCGGGGTCGGTCTCTCTCCTGCGGTTCCTCCTGCGCGATGGGGCCAGCGGCCTGGCACGCCCCTCCTGGGCACCTGGGCGTGGGGGGCACCTCAGCGGCTGCATTGCGTCTCAGGCATTCCAGTGAGTGAAGCCTGggcagaggggacagagagagagagagagagagagagagagagagagagagagagagagagagagagagagagagagagagacacaaaccaggggtcagaggtcacactcacactccaagCCTGTGTTCAAGACATCCACTATACACTagacacagatatgcacagatATGTTAGTTACCATAATTTCATTAccattagccacggcttatacactgattttgcaaaaattcttCAGCTACGAGATTAATACATGAGGGCAGTTAATgtggttttaatatggttttgtttcttttaacgcaTAAAACACcgtcctgcggtttatacacaatgcggcttatacacaggaaattactgtagttagTCAGTTAGACAGTTGGTTTATTGTCCCCATGGGAAAATTCATTTTCACAGATCTGTACATCCTCACATCTTGCTTCACATCACCAAACACAGTTGGAGTGGGAGATATCACATGACGAAGAATTCAGACATGAAGTGACTTATACCCCTGGGAAACGCACCACAGACATTTTGTTGAGTAGCTGTTTAATTGCATGGGAGCTGACACATATGTGAAGGGTTCCACAAAATAAAGAACCGTTAGCAATGTGCTGGCATGTGGCCAGCACTCCGTGCTTCATGTGCAGCCATTCCACAGATGACTATTATGATCCAAGAAGACTCATGATGGAACACTGCTGTGTCTTGTCTTGTGCTCTCCACTTGACAGCTCCCAGCGACTGCTGCTAGTTcagccacacaccacactgcccTGGAGTCAATCAATTGACTAGCTGATAAAATCATGATCTGAGGAAGCAGAGGTCCCTGTTCCAAGTCGATCAGATCAAATCAATCACTGACAGTCAACAACTGGCCAAACCGCTGATGAGATTGGAAACCATATTCATGTGAGCACATCTAGGACAAAGGTCCCTTAAGGCACTGTTTAGATCAGATCAGCGGAGTGTCCAATACGTTTGGCGGGGCAAGGACTAAATTGACACCATGTGACTTGAAATGACTTGCGCAAACATCAGTGTCTTTGTGACCAAAATATGACCTGATCAAGGACATGAGGCAATAAGGATGGCCAAAATACAACAGCATCTTTGTAAAGCCTCGGAGTCTTTGTGCAGTCAGGACACAAACAACCAGCCACTGCCATAACAAAACAGTGATGTAAGAATGTCAAAATGAAGGCACTTTCCCAGGCTAAAAAACAACAATCCTTCACACTGAACACATCAAATATATAGACAGCAACACAAATGTATTGGGAGCGTATTTTATTTCCACCTTGACATGTACAGCACCGTACTGATGATATTGCACATTTCTAGCAACTTCTGTGCAATTCAGTTGCGTCATCGCAGACCGTCACTTGTAGATTATGTGTCACAGTCTGTCGTCACCTACACCGCAACAGCTGCCAAGCACTGCTCGTGCAACTCCATACTGGCACACTGTTACGACAGAAATACATTTCTCCATGTAAGCTTAACAAGCAAGAGAGACCAACAAGCAAGAGGTCAGATGTTGCAGGGTGGGGTACAAAGGATTCAGCTCAAAAGTAATGGCCAGGCTGAAGAGACATTGAAATGGTTGAgtaagaaagcgagagaaagagagagagagagagggagagagagagagtgagagagagaaaaaaaggggaagGAAACTGGTTGAGTGGGTGTGGGAGATAGAACGCTGACTTTGGCTCGGCTGCAGCGTGCGTGACATCACTGAAAGTCACATTGCTGcccagctgttgtaaagtgggTCATCTTCACAGTCCCGGAATACACAGCTGACCAAGTTATGTCACGGTCAAAACAGTTCACCGGCAAAATATCCGTGTGAAGGattatcacagacacacacccgcCAGTCAATAACTAATCAATGGTCACGGctatgtgtgcttgtctgtgcatgtttgtgtgagtgaactGTGAAGACAAAACAACCGAAACATCACACACCAAGCCACTGATGTGAGAAAAAGGAAATTATTATTTAAGGCTTTTATTGTGTTCATTGCACAACACTGAACTTGTCTATCAACACCTAGCTGCCAGGCTGGTCTGCAGTCTGTTTCCACACCGGCAGCAACAGCTCCAGTTGCTTCAGTTAGTGACTCATGCCTGGCAACTTCCCTCTGATGTATTTGAGTCATTTACTGACGCAGAGTGTATGCATGTACGAGCTGACATGAACATggaacacacactaaacacaataGGACTGTCTAACAGCAATAGCCTTTGTGTATTGTGTAGGTGTGAAATGACAAACCTCAAGAGATCATcgccctgtgctctctctctctctctctctctctctctctctctctcttacaaacacacactccactacacTGTATTTACTCAAAAGTCCCTTGGCTTCCAGATGGGGTCTGTGGAGGGAAGGAAGGTGAGGGCCTTTGGGGGAGGGGTAAGGGCAGGGAGAGGCTGGAGTATTTATAGTCGCTTTGGTGGCACACAGCTAACGAGGCAGATCTCCCAACGCAACAACCGCCCGACCTGTTTCTTTATCTCTGCTCACCTGAGCTCTCCGCTCTGCCAGGGCACGGCACGCCTCCAGAGGCCGGCTGCAAGGCTGCCGAACACTTACTGCACTGACACGCGACGTCCCTCGAATGCACTGAGAAGGGACCGATAAAAACGACCGATTTCTTATCTCGGGCGAGGAATCCAGACGGGACTCTTTTGGCCTCGTCAGAGTTCAACGACACTCACTTTTGGTCTTTAATTTGATATTGTGCCGGCACAA contains:
- the LOC134088662 gene encoding atos homolog protein B; amino-acid sequence: MRHIHVELARKEPAVQLPAQEGDLPPTSTPAEGPDLGARSGVPRPFGEEEIRLQKVYQLSIFSQRGGYSEAGEGGQRASRAGLKRSLDEPVTPLASKRLHEATATATASAEDDEEVDVPPAEVLCGSAPAEPFYSCALLECNSNNNSNNREPEGGTARTPPRPPMSPSYSAIPARRPAQHNHDRPVPDAWAPLSPKSPPMVDVFRSSGDASPALSPEPPPGGDAPAHSIGSPPHGEGSGNGTASTAIIVEQGSSCTASARSASPSPPRPSSSPKGLSEALEWAASLESTPPPAATNGAASNGARSSDKTLAVGVGVDPRAHLNGSPSPSSSAAASNGSSPAHCPAKKKLLSSSDTGESCSEDEGPSTSKRSRLALLAPGLGLASCRSTDAKAAPFWNHLLPSARQHHKGATDCTRSGRRLKSGIRLKSRQLRSGRRTDNCHSTRAVWPSSSISRSLLGNFEESILKGRFSPSGSIEGFTAEIGASGSYCPQHATLPVQVTYYDISEHSAPSPFLGVISLEPLGKKGYSVPKAGTIQVTLFNPNKTVVKMFLVTYNFGDMPVNHMTFLRHRIFLVPVDEGEGSERAGPAEDVQVDRKKILCYLIHLRFQSSKSGKIYLHNDIRLLFSRKSIEVDTGIPYELKSFTEVPRNPKYSPRV